The following is a genomic window from Hypanus sabinus isolate sHypSab1 unplaced genomic scaffold, sHypSab1.hap1 scaffold_982, whole genome shotgun sequence.
gggagcgcaaagcacagaatcaaatatcactgtgatgattgttcgctctagtatcaattgtttggcgacaataaagtaGCAACTAAAAGTAAAGAATAGTTGAAAGCAGATGTGCGTGGGGtgagaatatttaaaaaaaataaaacgggATGCTGCCGGGGGCAGTGGTGGACAAAGAACAGTGGTGGACAAAGCCGTGAACTCAACCACAAAATCTTTTATTATCCAGACATGGTAAAATTTACACAGACCTTTAACGCCCCTTGATAAAACAAATGTCACGGGAGTTCCTCAACCGTGTCGGTACACATAAAAAGGAAACATTAAAATGCATAATTACAGCGTGCAGATCTCCCCACAAGAGGGTTTGAGGCACTggttagtgtacagatcaccTCCCGagagaaagggactgagagacactggtcagtgtacagatctcccccccgagagagagggactgagagacaccggtcagtgtacagatctcctcccgagagagagggactgagagacaccggtcagtgtacagatctcccccagagagagagggactgagacacaccggtcagtgtacagatctccccccgagagagagggactgagagacaccggtcagtgtacagatctcccccccgagagagagggactgagagacaccggtcagtgtacagatctccccccgagagagagggactgagagacaccggtcagtgtacagatcacctcccgagagagagggactgagagacaccggtcagtgtacagatctccccccgagagagagggactgagagacaccggtcagtgtacagatctccccctgagagagagggactgagagacaccggtcagtgtacagatctccccctgagagagagggactgagagacaccggtcagtgtacagatctccccccgagagagagagggactgagagacaccggtcagtgtacagatctccccccgagagagagggactgagagacaccggtcagtgtacagatctccccccgagagagagggactgagagacaccggtcagtgtacagatctccccctgagagagagggagagacaccggtcagtgtacagatctcccccccgagagagagggactgagagacaccggacagtgtacagatctccccccgagagagagggactgagagacaccggtcagtgtacagatctcccccccgagagagagggactgagagacaccggacagtgtacagatctcccccccgagaaagagggactgagagacaccggtcagtgtacagatctcccccccccgagagagaggaactgagagacaccggtcagtgtaaagatctcctccCGAGAGAGACCAAAgagactacaccagactacacaaTCCCTCTCCGTTGCacaaacacaaaaacacacactcactctctttcACAGTCCGCTTCCCACGAGGAGAGAGACGGGTCCCCTGCCCGGGCGTCTCTCCCCTACTTGAGGTCCATAAAGCGAATGTCCATGATGAGGCAGATGTTGCGGGGCAGGGGCCGGGGGGCGGGCGAGAGCACCGTGAAGACCTGGTTCTCCGTGTCGACAGCGGTGACCACCACGAACCCGGCCAGGCTAGCCTCCAGGAGCTGGGGGCCAGGCCGCTCGGCGGAGCTGAGGCTGAGCAGGTGGTGGGCCAGGTCCCGGCCGGGCACCACGGGCACCAGCTTCAGCTGGGCGTCCTCCTGGCGCATGCCCAGCGGCAGGCAGGAGTCGGGCACGCTGGGCGCCCCCACCCGGAAGATCTGCACCTCGGAGAAGGCCACGTCGAAGGCGTGCGGGAAGAGCCCCGAGCCGCGGGGCCCGTAGAAGTACTCGCGCACCTTCTGGTCCCGCCTCTCCCGCCGGAAGTCCTTGGAGCGGCCGACAGCACCGCCCGACTTGGGCAGCAGGGACGTGCGGACGAAGTGCGGCAGGTCCCTCTTCAGCTCGTTGTACAGTCGCTCCTGGTCCAGCACCAGCGCCACGTCCACCTCGAAGGCAGAGGCGGCGTGCACCAGCGCCTGGTAGCCCGAGCCCCGCACCCAGCCGCACGTGTTGATCACGCAGCCGCCCACCGCCGCCCGTCGGTTCAGCTCGCAGCGTTGGTTAAAGGCCTCGGCCAGCCGGGACGTGATCTGTGTgcagggggggagggggaagaagtcgagggagagagaggatatgagggagagggggaagaggtggagagagaaggggaagagtgggggagagagaggatatgagggagagggggaagaggtgggggaaaagtgggagagagaggatatgagggagagggggaagaggtggagagagagggggggggaaaagtgggagagagagaggatatgagggagagggggaagaggtggagagagggggggggaaaagtgggagagagagaggatatgagggagagggggaagaggtggagagagagggagggggaaaagtgggagagagagaggatatgagggagagggggtggagagagagggggaaaagtgggagagagagaggatatgagggagaggggggtggagagagggaggggaaaagtgggagagagagaggatatgagggtgagggggtggagagagggggaaaagTGGGAGAGGAtatgagggagagggggaagaggtggagagagaggggggagagagaggatatgagggagagggggaagaggtggagagggggaaaagtgggagagagagaggatatgagggagagggggaagaggtggagagggggaaaagtgggagagagagaggatatgagggagagggggaagaggtggagagagagggggaagaggtggagagagagggggaaaagtgggagagagagaggatatgagggagaggggggtggagagagagggggaaaagtgggagagagaggatatgagggagaggggggtggagagagagggaggggaaaagtgggagagtgagaggatATGAGGGAGagcggggtggagagagagggaggggaaaagtgggagagtgagaggatATGAGGGAGagcggggtggagagagagggaggggaaaagtgggagagtgagaggatatgagggagagggggaagaggtggagagagagggggaaaagtgggagagagagaggatatgagggagaggggggtggagagagagggaggggaaaagtgggagagagagaggatatgagggagagggggaagaggtgaagaGAGGAgaaaagtgggagagagagaggatatgagggagaggggggtggagagagagagggaaaagtgggagagagagaggatatgagggagaggggggtggagagagagggaggggaaaagtgggagagtgagaggatatgagggagaggggggtggagagagggaggggaaaagtgggagagtgagaagatatgaggaagaggtggagagagagggaggggaaagtgggagagagagaggatatgagggagagggggaagaggtggagagagagggaggggaaagtgggagagtgagaggatatgagggagagggggaagaggtggagagagagggaggggaaaagtgggagagtgagaggatatgagggagagggggaagaggtggagagaggggaagagtgggggagagagaggatatgagggagaaggggaagaggtggagagagaggaaaagtgggagagagagaggatatgagggagaggggggtggagagagaaggggaagaagagtgggggagagagaggatatgagggagagggggaggggaagaggtggagggagaaggggaagagtgggggaggagggaagagtgggggagagggggaagaggtggaggggaggagggggaagagaggatatgagggagagggagaaggggaagatatgagggagaggggaagagggagaggggaagaggtggaggggggagaagggggaattggggagagagagagaggatatgagggagaggggaagaggtggaggggaaagagtggggaagaagggggaagaggtggagagagaggtaTTAATAATCAATATTCCTGCCATTAGCACTTCCCCTTCATTTCTGTAGCCCTCCCCGTTCCCGCTCTCAATAACCCTCACCCTGTCACaagcccctctccctcccctcacctggtgtCAGACTAAAGGCGGATTTCCACTTGTGCGTACAGGCCCCACCGCAGCCCCGATTTCCACTCCCGCGCCGCTCTACGCTGCTGCGAGCATGCATTGGAGTGCGCCTGAACAGCAGTTGGCGGTGGGGGTCCTATGCCCCCGTGTTGAGTTTCTCCGCGAGAGACGCGGACGAGGGAATGCATTCCCAACATCTTCGCATGTCGATTTGACGATTCGGTTCATCGATTTCGTGTCGGCGTACGCTCAGCCGACAGACACggcagagaagaagcaaccgaTGTGACCGAGCGGGCCAACTGCAGTTGTTTGCGGTCTGCGTCGTCGTGACGCGTGAGtaacttttttggggaggtgcacgtcaccctacggcATAGTGTACGACGTTTAAATCAGGCTTAAACGTCAGGCAGGTGGTCTCGGCACTTTGGGAAAGGGCGGACAACGTGGACGGGACGGAGCGCCTGCAGGAGAGGCGGCTGAAACCCCGGAAGAGAGAGTCAGGGAAAAAAGTTTAACAAAGTTTGCAAGTTTTCAGGTTCGGGCAGCAAGGAGAACAAAGTGAAAAGCAAAAGGAGTTGAAACCAGGACTGACGGCGTTATATCTGAATACAcgcagtacagtcggccctccttatccgtgagggattggttccggggtCCCCCGCTGATACCAAAAATGCAGATGTtcgagtcccttatttaacctgtctcattaggacattaggacccggcggaaccccgggccttattcaacccgtctcggtgcggtggacattaggacccggcggaaccccggaccttattcaacccgtcttggtgcggtggacattaggacccggcggaaccccggaccgtattcaacccgtctcggtgcggtggacattaggacccggcggaaccccggaccttattcaacccgtctcggtgcggtggacattaggactcggcggaaccccggaccttattcaacccgtctcggtgcggtggacattaggacccggcggaaccccggaccttattcaacccgtctcggtgcggtggacattaggacccggcggaaccccggaccttattcaacccgtctcggtgcggtggacattaggacccggcggaacaccggaccttattcaacccgcctcggtgcggtggacgttaggacccggcggaaccccataccttattcaacccgtctcggtgcggtggacatcaggacccggcggaaccccggaccttatttaagctgcaattattactaagcaatacaGTGGTTTAGTCATTGGGTTTTgaccctccacatcaacccggcacggtggagagcgcactggggagcgatctgtcactggctcccgagcccggtgctgaaacatacgtccttaagcgttttatatgcatagaaaagtacaatatatactaagacaatg
Proteins encoded in this region:
- the clp1 gene encoding polyribonucleotide 5'-hydroxyl-kinase Clp1 is translated as MAEEAQDPRPVSRHELEKETELRFEVEPGETVELELVSGLAEVFGTELTRHRPYTFAGGSKGAVFTWHGCCVQLRGRPEVAYVSRDTPMLLYLNCHAALEQMRRQAEREGERGPRVIVVGPSDVGKTTLCRLLLNYAVRLGRRPTLVDLDVGQGSVSVPGTVGALYVERPADVEEGFCVRAPLVYHFGSTTPGTNIKLYNRITSRLAEAFNQRCELNRRAAVGGCVINTCGWVRGSGYQALVHAASAFEVDVALVLDQERLYNELKRDLPHFVRTSLLPKSGGAVGRSKDFRRERRDQKVREYFYGPRGSGLFPHAFDVAFSEVQIFRVGAPSVPDSCLPLGMRQEDAQLKLVPVVPGRDLAHHLLSLSSAERPGPQLLEASLAGFVVVTAVDTENQVFTVLSPAPRPLPRNICLIMDIRFMDLK